From the genome of Pukyongia salina, one region includes:
- the moaA gene encoding GTP 3',8-cyclase MoaA: MKKDSPILTDTHGREHTYLRISLIERCNLRCNYCMPEEGIQLSPKSHLMTYEEIYTIAKVFADHGVRKIRLTGGEPLIRKDFTTILEKLATLDVSLTLTTNGVIIDRFIDDLKKYNLNGINLSLDSLQAEKFREITRRDNFTQVWDNLHLLVSEGFKVKVNAVLMKDVNDNEIIDFIELTKDLPVSVRFIEFMPFDGNKWNIDKTVSYAEIMDKVRDHFTEDQLERLQDAPNDTSKNYKIKNYKGSFGIISSVTNPFCDSCNRIRLTANGRIKNCLFSSSETDLLQALRAGEAIEPLIAKAMRSKFKVRGGMDTLEKLQQPELHGKNRSMITIGG; the protein is encoded by the coding sequence ATGAAAAAAGACTCCCCCATATTAACCGATACCCACGGCAGGGAACATACCTATTTACGGATCTCCCTGATTGAGCGCTGTAATTTGCGCTGCAATTACTGTATGCCGGAGGAAGGGATCCAACTCTCTCCCAAGAGCCATTTAATGACCTACGAAGAAATTTACACCATCGCAAAGGTCTTCGCAGATCACGGGGTACGGAAGATCAGACTTACCGGAGGTGAACCGCTAATTAGAAAGGATTTTACCACTATTTTGGAGAAACTAGCTACGCTTGATGTCTCTTTAACCCTTACCACTAACGGGGTGATCATAGATCGGTTTATAGACGATCTTAAAAAATATAATCTCAACGGGATCAACCTTAGCTTAGACTCACTCCAGGCCGAAAAGTTCCGAGAGATCACCCGAAGAGACAATTTTACCCAGGTTTGGGACAACCTGCATTTATTAGTTTCTGAAGGCTTTAAAGTGAAGGTAAACGCAGTTTTGATGAAGGATGTGAACGACAATGAGATCATCGATTTTATCGAACTAACGAAGGATCTTCCGGTGTCTGTTCGCTTTATAGAATTTATGCCCTTTGATGGCAACAAATGGAATATAGACAAGACCGTTTCTTATGCCGAGATCATGGATAAAGTACGGGATCATTTTACCGAAGACCAGTTGGAACGACTGCAGGATGCGCCCAATGATACCTCAAAGAATTACAAGATCAAGAACTACAAGGGAAGTTTTGGAATTATAAGCTCGGTAACCAATCCGTTCTGTGATAGTTGTAACCGAATTCGACTCACGGCCAATGGACGAATTAAGAATTGTTTATTTTCTTCTTCTGAAACAGATCTGCTTCAGGCCCTTCGTGCAGGGGAAGCAATAGAACCGCTCATCGCCAAGGCCATGCGCTCCAAGTTTAAGGTAAGAGGTGGTATGGATACACTGGAAAAACTTCAGCAACCCGAACTACACGGAAAAAACCGAAGTATGATCACTATTGGTGGTTAG
- the moaCB gene encoding bifunctional molybdenum cofactor biosynthesis protein MoaC/MoaB has translation MVDITHKANTLRIATAQAIVKVSKAETIEAIKKDEVPKGNVFAMSKAAGLLGIKKTPELLPDCHPIPVEYAAIDFEVNELEIIVNCTIKTIYKTGVEVEAMHGASVVALNMYDMLKPIDKGVEIHHIKLLKKRGGKTDFQDRYRKDLVAAVIVCSDTISKGEKEDQAGKEVIAKLESCHVKVSDYQIIPDEKEIIQQKVNDLANNKIDLIIFSGGTGLSARDVTPDALEEILERRIPGVEEVIRSYGQLRTPYSMLSRSVAGTIRDSLVLAIPGSTKGARESMEAIFPHILHVFRIFKGERHDP, from the coding sequence ATGGTAGACATCACACATAAAGCCAATACCCTACGCATTGCCACAGCCCAGGCTATCGTTAAAGTGAGTAAAGCCGAAACCATTGAGGCGATAAAAAAGGACGAAGTTCCCAAGGGAAACGTCTTCGCTATGAGTAAGGCTGCCGGCCTGTTAGGCATAAAGAAAACCCCGGAGTTGTTGCCCGATTGTCATCCCATCCCTGTGGAGTATGCAGCAATCGATTTTGAAGTAAATGAATTGGAGATTATTGTGAATTGCACCATAAAAACCATATACAAGACCGGGGTCGAGGTGGAGGCCATGCACGGTGCCAGTGTAGTGGCTCTCAATATGTATGATATGCTGAAACCCATCGACAAAGGCGTTGAGATCCACCATATAAAACTGCTTAAAAAACGAGGTGGCAAAACCGATTTCCAGGATAGATACCGAAAGGATCTGGTCGCGGCTGTGATCGTATGTTCAGATACGATCTCCAAAGGAGAAAAGGAAGACCAGGCCGGGAAAGAGGTGATCGCCAAACTGGAATCCTGCCATGTAAAAGTGAGTGACTACCAGATCATTCCCGATGAAAAGGAGATCATTCAACAAAAAGTAAACGATTTAGCTAATAACAAGATCGACCTCATCATCTTCTCGGGCGGTACCGGTCTATCTGCTCGCGATGTTACGCCAGATGCCCTGGAGGAAATTCTGGAGCGTAGGATCCCCGGGGTAGAAGAGGTGATACGAAGTTACGGACAGTTACGCACCCCATATTCTATGTTATCACGAAGTGTGGCAGGCACCATTCGGGACAGCCTGGTACTTGCCATACCAGGTTCCACCAAAGGCGCCAGGGAATCGATGGAAGCCATATTTCCACACATCCTGCATGTTTTCAGAATATTTAAAGGAGAAAGACACGACCCATGA
- a CDS encoding molybdenum cofactor biosynthesis protein MoaE produces MKDKKPKNVFVEGAISPEFIATSIAKHQSKTSIGAHDIFLGQVRADMVDNKTIKAIEYTAYEEMANNKFHEIREATFGKYELSCMHIYHSLGTVNAGEICLFVFVSSPRRKVVFEALEYVVEEIKANVPVFGREIFEDESHQWKVNT; encoded by the coding sequence ATGAAAGACAAAAAACCTAAAAATGTATTTGTAGAGGGAGCCATTTCCCCGGAGTTTATCGCAACTTCTATTGCAAAACATCAAAGTAAAACCTCCATAGGTGCACACGATATTTTCCTGGGACAGGTACGAGCAGATATGGTTGATAATAAGACTATAAAGGCTATTGAATACACCGCCTATGAAGAGATGGCCAATAATAAATTTCATGAGATCCGCGAGGCGACCTTCGGGAAATACGAACTTAGTTGTATGCACATTTATCACAGCCTTGGGACAGTGAATGCGGGGGAGATCTGCCTCTTTGTCTTTGTCTCTTCTCCCAGGAGAAAAGTGGTTTTTGAAGCACTGGAATATGTGGTTGAGGAGATAAAAGCCAATGTCCCGGTTTTTGGCAGAGAGATCTTTGAAGACGAGTCGCATCAATGGAAAGTAAATACGTAA
- a CDS encoding HesA/MoeB/ThiF family protein, producing the protein MNRYSRHIILSEIGPEGQKKLSAASVMVVGAGGLGCPALQYLVAAGVGTIGILDHDLVEESNLQRQILFGTSSLGTNKAVSAKKRLADLNPSITINAYPIQLQAQNALDILSGYDIILDGTDNFETRYLINDAALLLDKPVVFGAIYKFEGQVTVFNYKGGPSYRCLFATPPAGSSVANCSEVGVLGVLPGIIGCMQANEVIKMILGMEEVLSGKLLCYDARSAGTSFISIARNEDRIKQVFDERDSFVQNHSGSNYSCEPMEISVEDALKMEDVQFIDIREPGELPFIQLPECIQIPLGSLEQSISEINSEKNIVTFCRSGIRSKKAVSLLIENNITNCYSLKGGALALEPAIKSLIK; encoded by the coding sequence ATGAACAGATACAGTAGACATATCATTCTTTCAGAAATTGGCCCGGAAGGCCAGAAAAAACTGTCCGCTGCCAGCGTAATGGTAGTAGGTGCAGGCGGCCTTGGCTGTCCAGCTCTCCAATACCTAGTCGCTGCGGGGGTTGGCACTATCGGCATATTAGACCACGACCTTGTGGAGGAATCCAATCTGCAACGCCAGATCTTGTTTGGCACTTCTTCCTTAGGCACCAACAAAGCAGTGTCTGCTAAAAAACGATTGGCCGACCTCAATCCCTCCATTACCATAAATGCTTATCCCATACAACTACAGGCACAGAATGCCCTGGATATCTTATCGGGTTACGACATCATCCTGGACGGCACAGACAATTTTGAAACCCGTTACCTTATTAACGATGCTGCCCTTTTGCTGGACAAACCCGTGGTTTTTGGGGCGATCTATAAATTTGAAGGCCAGGTTACCGTGTTCAATTACAAAGGAGGGCCCAGTTACCGATGTTTGTTCGCCACCCCACCGGCGGGGTCTTCGGTAGCTAATTGTTCGGAAGTGGGCGTACTGGGTGTGCTGCCTGGAATTATTGGTTGTATGCAGGCGAACGAAGTTATAAAGATGATCCTGGGAATGGAAGAAGTGCTATCGGGAAAATTACTGTGCTATGATGCGCGTTCGGCCGGTACCAGCTTTATATCCATTGCCCGAAATGAGGACAGGATAAAGCAGGTTTTTGATGAAAGAGACTCCTTCGTGCAAAATCATTCGGGAAGCAACTATAGTTGTGAGCCGATGGAAATATCGGTGGAAGATGCCTTGAAGATGGAGGATGTTCAATTTATCGACATTCGGGAGCCGGGAGAACTTCCTTTTATTCAACTTCCTGAGTGTATCCAGATCCCACTGGGGTCTTTAGAGCAAAGCATTTCAGAAATAAATTCAGAAAAAAATATAGTAACCTTCTGCAGATCGGGCATACGAAGTAAAAAAGCCGTCTCACTATTGATAGAAAACAATATAACGAATTGCTACTCCCTGAAAGGAGGTGCTCTCGCCCTGGAGCCAGCGATAAAATCTTTAATAAAATGA
- a CDS encoding MoaD/ThiS family protein — MSTNIKYFGLLAEITSCREESLGNSPSTVNELLELLFEKYPGLKEKDFRVAIDQQLVTEDARITGGEIALLPPFSGG, encoded by the coding sequence ATGAGTACGAACATTAAATATTTCGGACTCCTGGCAGAGATCACTTCCTGCCGGGAAGAATCTCTTGGCAACAGCCCTAGCACGGTAAATGAGCTGTTAGAGTTGCTTTTTGAAAAATATCCGGGATTAAAAGAAAAGGATTTCCGGGTTGCTATAGACCAGCAACTGGTTACGGAAGATGCCCGGATCACAGGTGGCGAAATCGCATTACTACCACCATTCTCGGGAGGCTAG
- the mobA gene encoding molybdenum cofactor guanylyltransferase → MVTVEKKHITGILLAGGRSSRMGTDKGFVMLKGLSFANRIINTMKPFVHEIIIVSDHTRYDKLLIRRVEDIVKDSGPVAGIHAALTHSHTDLNLVLSCDIPLIEEEVVSTLLQGYDPQYDIIQLAYNGSTIPLIGLYHKNCLPQCESLLKQGERRLTKFVEASKTKTIELPPHLGHYTTNVNTREQLELLKNEYEH, encoded by the coding sequence ATGGTAACCGTAGAAAAAAAACATATCACCGGTATTTTACTCGCAGGAGGCAGGAGTTCCAGGATGGGAACCGATAAAGGTTTTGTTATGCTGAAAGGTCTCAGCTTCGCCAATCGAATCATCAACACCATGAAGCCTTTTGTACATGAGATCATCATTGTAAGCGATCATACCCGATACGACAAACTATTGATCCGGCGAGTGGAGGATATTGTGAAAGATTCGGGGCCTGTGGCAGGGATTCACGCCGCACTTACGCACTCTCACACAGACCTCAACCTGGTTCTAAGTTGCGATATTCCACTAATAGAAGAGGAAGTAGTTTCAACTTTGCTACAGGGATACGACCCTCAATACGATATTATTCAGCTGGCGTATAACGGCAGTACTATTCCGCTTATAGGTCTTTACCACAAGAACTGTTTGCCTCAATGCGAATCATTGCTGAAACAGGGAGAACGGCGGTTAACAAAATTCGTTGAAGCGTCGAAAACCAAAACGATCGAGTTGCCACCGCATTTGGGTCATTATACAACAAACGTGAATACCAGGGAACAATTAGAACTATTAAAAAATGAGTACGAACATTAA
- a CDS encoding sulfite exporter TauE/SafE family protein, whose translation MLLESDYIWGFLLTLPVIAFLYASVGHGGASGYLALMALFSFSPEVMKPTALLLNLFVSGLAFYHYYKAGYFNKRLFFSFALASIPMAFLGGLLEVDASVYKKILAVLLIFAILKMLNVFGKETEEIKRVKIWQGLILGAIIGFFSGLIGIGGGIILTPVILLLHWGKMKEAAAVSALFIWVNSASGLLGQLTGGVSISSEAWILVAIAVVGGYFGSYFGSKKFNNAFLRYMLAFVLIIASIKLFLW comes from the coding sequence ATGTTATTAGAGTCTGATTATATCTGGGGTTTCTTACTCACCTTACCGGTGATAGCCTTCCTGTATGCCAGTGTTGGCCATGGTGGCGCCAGTGGGTACCTGGCACTAATGGCCCTATTCTCATTTAGCCCGGAGGTCATGAAACCTACAGCTTTACTGCTCAATCTATTTGTATCCGGTCTGGCGTTTTATCATTATTACAAGGCCGGATATTTCAACAAACGGCTGTTCTTTTCTTTTGCCCTGGCCTCTATACCCATGGCCTTTCTAGGCGGTTTGCTAGAAGTAGACGCTTCAGTTTATAAAAAAATACTGGCAGTACTGCTCATTTTTGCCATCCTTAAAATGCTGAATGTTTTTGGTAAGGAAACCGAAGAAATAAAACGAGTTAAGATCTGGCAGGGCCTCATACTAGGTGCCATCATTGGATTCTTCTCGGGCCTTATCGGCATTGGGGGCGGTATTATCCTCACACCCGTAATATTATTGCTCCACTGGGGAAAGATGAAAGAAGCAGCAGCCGTCTCTGCCCTGTTTATCTGGGTAAACTCGGCATCGGGGTTGTTAGGACAATTAACCGGGGGTGTTTCCATATCTTCGGAGGCATGGATCCTGGTAGCGATCGCCGTGGTGGGAGGATATTTTGGTAGTTATTTCGGGAGTAAGAAATTTAACAACGCCTTTCTAAGATATATGCTCGCTTTTGTACTAATTATTGCTTCAATAAAACTTTTCTTATGGTAA
- a CDS encoding winged helix-turn-helix domain-containing protein: protein MKYTIKSRIWIEADGEILLGEGRVNLLKAIEETGSLTKAAKCMEMSYKKAWRLVDTVNSRAKKPVVTSSIGGKSGGGTALTDYGRSLVSTFDAINHHCWDFLDKEIKQYKL from the coding sequence ATGAAATACACTATTAAAAGCAGAATTTGGATTGAAGCAGATGGAGAGATCTTACTGGGTGAAGGTCGGGTTAACCTCCTGAAGGCAATAGAGGAAACCGGTTCACTCACCAAGGCAGCCAAATGCATGGAGATGTCTTATAAAAAGGCATGGCGATTAGTAGACACCGTGAATTCCCGTGCAAAAAAACCTGTTGTTACTTCCAGTATTGGTGGTAAAAGTGGTGGCGGCACCGCTTTAACCGATTACGGCCGGTCTCTTGTAAGCACCTTCGATGCCATTAATCACCACTGCTGGGATTTTCTCGATAAAGAAATAAAGCAATACAAATTATAA
- a CDS encoding molybdopterin molybdotransferase MoeA yields the protein MISVEEAISIVKNSIVKTSETEVISLGSALGYVLSEDVVSPIDMPPFRQSAMDGYALNLGDTNNYEIIAEIKAGDTSLPQLNKGQAARIFTGAAVPHSANAIAIQEHVTAENTMLTLEKEVAIGANIRGQGEQVKKGQVALAAGSVINPAAIGFLASLGISKIAVHTKPSVAIVTTGNELIPAGTPLKHGEIYESNALMLESAMRRCNYTNVSTFKVKDNFENTVSLIRDLNKKFDFIIITGGISVGDYDFVGKALEELEVTPLFYKVKQKPGKPLYFGKTQKNFIFALPGNPAASLSCFYNYVLPGLEIASGNTDFSLPRIRARSTSNYQKKGDRAQFLKARYQQDEVTILDGQSSSMLHTFAIANALVYLPEDTFEIKIKDEVEVIMLPIN from the coding sequence ATGATCTCTGTTGAAGAAGCAATATCAATTGTAAAAAATTCCATAGTAAAAACTTCAGAAACGGAAGTGATATCCCTTGGTTCTGCTTTGGGCTATGTGCTGAGTGAGGATGTAGTCTCTCCTATTGATATGCCTCCCTTCAGGCAATCGGCCATGGACGGCTACGCACTTAATCTTGGCGATACAAATAACTACGAGATCATCGCCGAAATAAAAGCCGGCGACACCAGCCTCCCTCAACTAAATAAGGGCCAGGCCGCACGAATCTTTACGGGAGCCGCTGTGCCCCATTCGGCTAATGCCATCGCCATACAGGAACACGTAACAGCAGAAAATACCATGTTAACCCTGGAAAAAGAGGTTGCGATCGGGGCTAATATCAGGGGACAGGGTGAACAGGTGAAAAAAGGCCAGGTAGCACTCGCAGCAGGCAGCGTGATAAATCCTGCTGCCATCGGATTTTTGGCTTCCCTTGGCATCTCCAAAATTGCGGTACACACCAAACCTTCTGTGGCAATTGTAACCACAGGAAACGAGCTAATCCCTGCCGGGACTCCCTTAAAACATGGCGAGATATACGAGAGCAATGCACTCATGTTGGAGTCGGCAATGAGAAGATGTAACTACACTAACGTATCCACATTTAAAGTGAAGGATAACTTCGAAAATACGGTATCTCTCATTCGAGACTTGAATAAGAAATTCGATTTTATAATTATTACCGGAGGGATTTCGGTTGGGGATTACGATTTTGTGGGGAAAGCCCTGGAAGAACTGGAAGTAACCCCTTTATTCTACAAAGTGAAACAGAAACCCGGTAAGCCCTTGTATTTTGGCAAAACCCAAAAGAACTTCATATTTGCACTTCCCGGCAATCCCGCGGCTTCTTTAAGTTGTTTCTATAATTATGTATTACCTGGTCTGGAAATAGCGAGCGGGAATACAGATTTTTCTCTTCCCAGAATACGGGCAAGATCGACATCAAACTATCAGAAAAAAGGTGACAGGGCTCAATTTCTCAAAGCCCGTTATCAACAGGACGAAGTGACCATCCTGGACGGCCAGAGTTCGTCCATGCTGCATACTTTTGCGATTGCCAATGCCCTGGTATATCTACCGGAAGATACCTTCGAAATAAAAATAAAAGATGAAGTAGAAGTGATCATGCTTCCTATAAACTAA
- a CDS encoding outer membrane beta-barrel family protein, whose protein sequence is MNLTTRLTVALLFMVSTIYGQTSYTISGRILDSNNDAITFANVLLMKVSDSTFVKGAVTDESGAYILESIPANTYYVEGSVVGFQTARSEAFTLNADYTVPVLVMTEGEELGEVVVQAKKPLFTQKVDRLVINVENSIVSSGGTALEVLERSPGVVVNRQNNAISVVGKDGVVVMINGKTSYVPASSLVQLLDGMSADNIESIELITTPPANFDAEGNAGFINIVLKKNANLGLNGSYSLSLGYGKGLVSNDNINFNYRKNRFNVFGSYSYRVDQREQLFKTSREYREDGDLLSTTSRTDREPDQQNHGLRLGMDYQISEKTIIGTILTAFDNKWQMDAFNSSFDAVNGMPTSFVELANTETNQLKHFGANFNIKHEFTKDEFVSMDIDYLFYEFDNPTDYTNTFYDANMMFLRTELLQSRKETPLSTWVGKLDYNNKINDNLKVEAGAKATKNDFENDVSVANEIDGMFVFDPTLTNFSVLDEKILAAYGSAEYTIDEKTSAKAGLRYEYTDSRLDVDTQGRVVDRQFGKWFPSIFLSRTLTENLSMNLSYSKRITRPTFNDLAPFVIFFEPNTFLSGNAGLQPAISNTYKYDITFKSYFLSFQYTDEDATIANFQERIDPDTGRLIFEAANLDYTRTFSIIAGIPVKLTKWWRTQNNLTYVRQKVRSFYLGVPIEQELGIFSANSTHSFKVSDSFSAELSGFYNGPGFFGNARYDEFYAINIGLQNKFSDKWGSLKFSINDIFDSLEFNGGTNLPEQNINTRNTFDFSNRTFTITYSRNFGNRDLKSARNRETGSEAERRRIN, encoded by the coding sequence ATGAACCTCACTACGCGTCTCACTGTTGCGTTGCTGTTTATGGTCTCAACCATCTATGGACAGACTTCCTATACTATTTCGGGCAGGATATTAGATTCTAATAATGATGCCATTACTTTTGCCAATGTACTCCTTATGAAGGTTAGTGATTCCACCTTTGTAAAAGGTGCGGTTACAGACGAGAGCGGCGCCTATATTCTTGAAAGTATACCAGCTAACACATACTACGTAGAGGGCTCTGTAGTTGGTTTTCAAACAGCCAGATCTGAAGCCTTCACCCTTAATGCGGACTATACGGTTCCGGTACTTGTGATGACTGAAGGCGAAGAACTTGGCGAAGTTGTCGTTCAGGCAAAGAAGCCTTTATTCACGCAAAAAGTAGATCGGTTGGTGATCAATGTGGAGAATAGTATTGTCTCGTCCGGAGGGACTGCTCTGGAGGTGCTTGAACGTTCTCCGGGAGTGGTGGTAAACAGGCAGAACAATGCCATATCCGTGGTTGGAAAAGATGGAGTGGTGGTGATGATAAACGGAAAGACCAGCTATGTTCCCGCATCATCACTTGTACAGTTGCTGGACGGGATGAGCGCCGATAATATCGAATCCATTGAACTGATCACTACACCTCCGGCAAATTTTGATGCTGAAGGGAATGCCGGTTTCATCAATATAGTACTTAAGAAAAATGCCAATCTGGGTCTAAACGGGTCCTATTCGCTTTCGCTGGGGTATGGAAAAGGGTTGGTGTCTAACGACAATATTAATTTTAATTACAGGAAAAATAGATTTAATGTCTTCGGAAGTTATTCGTACCGTGTGGACCAGAGAGAGCAGCTGTTTAAAACCAGCAGAGAATATCGGGAGGATGGCGACCTGCTGTCTACTACCTCCAGGACCGATAGGGAACCAGATCAGCAAAATCACGGACTCCGATTGGGAATGGATTACCAAATTTCAGAAAAAACAATTATAGGGACCATTCTCACGGCCTTCGATAACAAATGGCAGATGGATGCCTTTAATAGTAGTTTCGATGCTGTGAACGGGATGCCAACTTCTTTCGTGGAATTAGCAAATACCGAAACCAACCAGTTAAAACATTTCGGAGCTAATTTCAATATAAAACACGAATTCACTAAGGATGAATTTGTGAGCATGGATATAGATTATCTCTTTTACGAATTCGATAATCCAACAGATTATACCAATACCTTTTACGATGCAAATATGATGTTCTTACGAACCGAACTTTTGCAAAGCAGGAAAGAAACGCCACTTTCAACCTGGGTAGGAAAGCTCGACTATAATAACAAGATCAATGATAACTTAAAGGTGGAGGCCGGAGCTAAAGCAACCAAGAACGATTTCGAGAATGATGTTTCTGTGGCCAATGAGATTGATGGGATGTTTGTGTTCGATCCTACTTTAACCAATTTTAGCGTATTGGATGAGAAAATTCTGGCGGCCTATGGGTCTGCAGAGTATACTATCGATGAAAAGACTTCGGCTAAGGCGGGCCTTCGATATGAGTATACAGATTCCAGGCTGGATGTGGATACGCAGGGCAGGGTAGTAGACAGACAGTTTGGGAAATGGTTTCCATCTATCTTTCTAAGCAGGACCCTTACCGAGAATTTAAGCATGAACCTATCCTACTCCAAACGTATTACCCGGCCAACTTTCAATGATCTGGCTCCTTTTGTGATATTTTTCGAACCCAATACGTTCCTCTCGGGAAATGCGGGTCTTCAACCGGCCATTTCGAATACCTACAAGTACGATATTACGTTTAAATCGTATTTCCTGTCCTTTCAATATACCGATGAGGATGCGACCATTGCCAATTTCCAGGAACGAATAGATCCGGACACCGGGAGATTGATCTTCGAGGCAGCAAATCTGGACTATACCCGAACTTTTTCCATTATCGCAGGGATACCGGTAAAACTCACCAAATGGTGGCGAACCCAGAACAATTTAACCTACGTACGCCAGAAAGTTCGATCCTTTTACCTGGGAGTACCCATTGAACAGGAACTGGGAATCTTTTCGGCTAACAGCACCCATTCGTTCAAGGTTTCGGATAGTTTTTCGGCCGAATTATCCGGATTTTACAATGGCCCGGGATTCTTCGGAAATGCGCGTTACGATGAATTCTACGCTATAAATATTGGGCTTCAGAATAAATTTAGCGACAAGTGGGGATCACTGAAGTTCTCCATCAATGATATTTTCGATTCCCTCGAATTTAATGGAGGGACCAACCTTCCTGAGCAAAATATCAATACCAGGAATACCTTCGATTTCAGCAACCGTACCTTTACAATTACCTATAGCAGGAATTTTGGAAACAGAGACCTTAAATCTGCCAGGAATCGCGAGACTGGTTCGGAAGCCGAAAGAAGACGGATCAACTAG
- a CDS encoding thioredoxin family protein, translated as MKRSILTFILALMLLPVSGILGQEEINWMDITQLEAAMANESKPVFFDVYTDWCGWCKRMDKTTFKHPEVVALINEKFHPVKFNAERKESFKFQGFDFKFVKSGRRGYNEFAAALLNKSMSYPSYVALNEKFERITIIKGYQTSEELLKILDYLGNKHYIDKTWQEFKDARNGE; from the coding sequence ATGAAGCGGTCGATTCTTACTTTTATCTTGGCACTAATGTTACTGCCTGTTTCCGGTATTCTGGGACAGGAAGAGATCAATTGGATGGATATAACCCAACTGGAAGCCGCTATGGCCAACGAGTCTAAACCGGTGTTTTTCGATGTGTATACAGATTGGTGCGGATGGTGCAAGCGGATGGATAAGACAACCTTTAAGCATCCTGAAGTTGTGGCTCTCATCAACGAAAAATTCCATCCTGTGAAGTTCAATGCCGAACGCAAAGAGAGTTTTAAGTTCCAGGGTTTCGATTTTAAGTTTGTGAAAAGCGGAAGGCGGGGTTATAATGAGTTCGCTGCCGCCCTGCTGAATAAAAGCATGAGTTACCCAAGCTATGTGGCGTTAAACGAAAAGTTTGAGCGGATCACCATCATAAAAGGGTACCAGACTTCCGAAGAATTATTAAAAATACTGGATTACCTGGGGAACAAACATTACATAGATAAGACCTGGCAGGAATTTAAAGATGCCAGGAATGGGGAATAA
- a CDS encoding nitroreductase family protein, whose product MIEQIRTRRAVYPTQYNLEEITKAELNTILEAANWAPTHRRTEPWRFKVFYGESRIELGEFLARKYKETSENYSAFKHMKILEKAERSGCVMAICMQRDPAGSVPEWEEIAATAMAVQNMWLTAHSMKIGTYWSSPAYKEFLGEHVSLSEGERCLGFFYMGKYDGQLPPGERKTPIEEKTNWI is encoded by the coding sequence ATGATAGAACAAATTCGAACCCGACGAGCCGTATATCCCACCCAATACAATTTGGAAGAAATTACTAAAGCCGAACTCAATACCATACTGGAAGCCGCTAACTGGGCTCCAACACATCGCAGGACCGAACCCTGGCGATTTAAGGTATTCTATGGGGAATCGAGGATCGAATTAGGCGAATTCCTGGCTAGGAAATACAAAGAGACCAGTGAAAATTATAGCGCCTTCAAACATATGAAGATATTGGAAAAAGCAGAACGATCCGGATGTGTAATGGCTATATGTATGCAGCGGGATCCTGCGGGATCGGTTCCGGAATGGGAAGAGATCGCGGCTACAGCCATGGCCGTACAGAATATGTGGCTTACGGCCCATTCGATGAAAATTGGAACATACTGGAGCAGTCCGGCGTATAAGGAATTTTTGGGAGAACATGTTTCTTTGTCGGAAGGGGAACGATGTCTGGGGTTCTTTTATATGGGTAAATACGACGGGCAATTACCTCCAGGGGAACGAAAAACCCCGATCGAAGAGAAGACGAATTGGATCTAA